In one Musa acuminata AAA Group cultivar baxijiao chromosome BXJ2-5, Cavendish_Baxijiao_AAA, whole genome shotgun sequence genomic region, the following are encoded:
- the LOC103985702 gene encoding protein IQ-DOMAIN 22: MGRAARWIRGLLGGKKANPGEHSAGIKEKRKWGFGKSSREKERQLSPLRRGEHPRPPSPAPSEERKGSYRELMRPCGTAALVVDEEEQSKRAIAVAAATAAVAEAAVAAAQAAAVVVRLTSSGRTVVGLVGGKREESAAVKIQSTFRGYLARRALRALRGLVKLQALVRGNIVRKQAAETLRCMQALVRVQARARACRALRSERDGSEKGNRMRAGPPTPEKYEQAVRSSATKSDGSCALKRNSSKHAGADDRPDTAAWNWLDRWVEERCWDGREAARKTGSFASIDDEKNAKILEVDPGKPQFSHKRSNHHQYSCSTLTSDYNSRSFTTVQDSPSKDSTAAQQSIPSPSSVNMKQQCLSSLRFPLQVVGFCGSPQYYSSSSRRGSATKGPFTPSNGEGSQSLFSGFADFPNYMANTQSSTAKLRSHSAPKQRPEYEKSGSLKRSSGAVAAQRSSSLHAKFTNKAYPGSGRLDRLGMPLRI, from the exons ATGGGGCGCGCCGCGAGGTGGATCCGGGGGCTCCTGGGCGGGAAGAAGGCGAACCCAGGCGAGCACTCGGCGGGGATCAAGGAGAAGAGGAAGTGGGGCTTCGGGAAGTCGTCCCGGGAGAAGGAGCGGCAGCTTTCGCCGCTGCGGAGGGGCGAGCACCCTCGGCCGCCGTCTCCGGCGCCGTCCGAGGAGAGGAAGGGGTCGTACAGGGAGCTTATGAGGCCGTGCGGCACGGCCGCGCTGGTGGTGGACGAGGAGGAGCAGAGCAAGCGGGCCATCGCGGTGGCTGCGGCGACCGCGGCGGTGGCAGAGGCCGCGGTGGCCGCGGCGCAGGCGGCTGCCGTGGTGGTGAGGCTGACGAGCAGCGGGCGGACCGTGGTGGGCCTCGTGGGCGGGAAACGGGAGGAGTCGGCCGCCGTAAAGATCCAGTCTACTTTCCGGGGTTACCTG GCAAGGAGAGCACTGAGAGCGTTAAGGGGGCTGGTGAAGCTCCAGGCACTGGTCAGAGGCAACATTGTTAGGAAACAGGCTGCAGAGACTCTGCGATGCATGCAAGCACTGGTGAGAGTGCAGGCTCGAGCCCGGGCATGCCGAGCCTTGCGCTCGGAGAGGGACGGGTCTGAGAAAGGCAACCGAATGCGTGCT GGTCCTCCTACTCCAGAGAAATATGAGCAAGCGGTTCGATCGAGTGCCACGAAATCTGATGGGTCTTGTGCTCTCAAG AGGAATTCTTCAAAGCATGCTGGAGCAGATGACAGACCCGATACTGCTGCATGGAACTGGCTGGATCGGTGGGTGGAGGAGAGGTGCTGGGACGGTCGAGAAGCTGCAAGGAAGACAGGAAGCTTTGCATCGATCGACGATGAGAAGAATGCTAAGATCCTGGAAGTAGATCCAGGAAAGCCACAGTTCAGTCACAAGAGGAGTAACCATCATCAGTACTCATGCTCCACCTTGACCTCGGATTACAACAGCCGGAGCTTCACCACCGTGCAGGATTCACCATCAAAGGATTCCACAGCTGCCCAACAATCCATTCCCAGCCCTTCCTCCGTCAACATGAAGCAGCAATGTCTGAGCTCCCTGCGGTTCCCGCTCCAGGTAGTGGGCTTCTGCGGAAGCCCGCAGTACTACTCATCGTCGTCACGGCGTGGCAGCGCAACCAAAGGCCCCTTCACGCCATCGAATGGCGAGGGCTCTCAGAGCTTGTTCAGTGGGTTCGCAGACTTCCCCAACTACATGGCGAACACGCAGTCTTCGACGGCGAAACTGAGGTCGCATAGCGCACCGAAGCAGAGGCCGGAGTATGAGAAGTCTGGATCACTGAAGAGGTCCTCGGGGGCAGTAGCAGCTCAGAGGTCGTCGTCTCTGCATGCCAAGTTCACCAACAAGGCTTATCCTGGCTCAGGCAGGTTGGATAGATTAGGGATGCCTCTTAGGATTTGA
- the LOC135612796 gene encoding uncharacterized protein LOC135612796: protein MGGSLEDLVTRFRDLEVSQARLREQLQLILGKGRKQQAHDLGPGTSRRGRGGGEVGSTIPGRFAHGPYRSVLKHIGHALHIYRPDTGEIIFWNQSAENLYGWKDHEALGKRVGDLLIQEGSNPHLGKVMEQLNRGQPWSGQLALKKKSGEMLTAMVTKTPLYEDGSFVGVIAVSSDAAVLNAKYSETMEGSGDQVRDKPRVLKRVHWCQRPQLASSVSNLALRVFSRSHSCSDSEHEASREGNAKPKKKHQHWRRSS, encoded by the exons ATGGGCGGCTCGTTGGAGGATCTGGTGACGAGGTTCCGGGACTTGGAGGTGAGCCAGGCGAGGCTAAGGGAGCAACTGCAGTTGATCCTGGGGAAAGGGAGAAAGCAGCAAGCTCATGACCTTGGCCCTGGGACGAGTCGGAGAGGACGTGGAGGTGGCGAGGTTGGCAGCACCATTCCCGGCCGCTTCGCCCACGGCCCCTACCGCAGCGTGCTCAAACACATCGGCCACGCCCTTCACATCTACCGCCCGGACACTGGCGAGATCATCTTCTG GAATCAATCAGCAGAAAACCTATATGGATGGAAGGACCATGAAGCACTCGGGAAAAGGGTTGGGGATCTGCTGATTCAAGAAGGAAGCAATCCGCACCTTGGAAAGGTCATGGAACAATTGAACAGAGGTCAACCGTGGTCAGGTCAACTCGCACTTAAGAAGAAGTCAGGGGAGATGCTTACGGCGATGGTGACCAAGACTCCATTGTACGAAGACGGCTCCTTTGTAGGTGTCATTGCAGTCTCAAGTGATGCTGCGGTGCTCAATGCCAAGTACTCGGAGACGATGGAAGGCAGCGGAGATCAAGTGCGGGACAAGCCGAGAGTGTTAAAGAGAGTTCATTGGTGCCAACGCCCACAGCTCGCATCATCTGTCTCAAACCTC GCTTTGAGGGTGTTCTCTCGAAGCCATTCATGCAGTGACAGTGAGCACGAAGCTTCCCGAGAAGGAAATGCGAAGCCAAAGAAGAAGCACCA GCACTGGAGACGGTCTTCATGA